In one window of Nakamurella sp. PAMC28650 DNA:
- a CDS encoding carbohydrate kinase: MPTIAVVGEVVADAVLPPDGIVDGAAHLTVHPGGGPANFAVAVSRLGTTARFAGRLSTGALGDLCRAKLEGSNVDLSASEAATEPATLAIARIDDSGAAAYEFYTEGTADWAWTDESLAPLVDGPFPNDDRPVAIHTGTLALALQPSGLVIENLLTRARSRLTTSIDPNLRTMLVPIETYRAVIDRWAGLSDIIRLSEDDLEQLWPHRSPEQAAAHLHALGVPLVVVSLGAGGAFASLRGEQVRVPIAPTDLVDTVGAGDSFHGGMMHHLAVAGELGGRLDHLDLAALTAALQFASRVSAINCSRAGANPPWARELGGG; encoded by the coding sequence ATGCCCACCATTGCCGTTGTCGGAGAGGTTGTCGCCGATGCCGTCCTTCCCCCGGACGGGATCGTGGACGGTGCAGCGCATCTGACCGTTCATCCGGGCGGAGGTCCGGCCAACTTCGCCGTCGCGGTGTCACGACTGGGCACGACCGCGAGGTTCGCCGGCCGGCTCTCCACCGGCGCTCTCGGAGACCTCTGCCGGGCCAAGCTGGAGGGCTCGAATGTCGACCTGTCCGCGTCCGAGGCGGCCACCGAGCCGGCTACGCTGGCGATCGCCCGGATCGACGACTCCGGTGCAGCGGCCTACGAGTTCTACACCGAGGGAACCGCGGACTGGGCCTGGACCGACGAGTCCCTCGCCCCCCTCGTCGACGGCCCCTTCCCGAACGACGACCGCCCCGTCGCCATCCACACCGGGACGCTTGCCCTGGCTCTACAACCCTCCGGCCTGGTCATCGAGAACCTGTTGACCAGGGCGAGATCTCGACTCACGACATCGATCGACCCGAACCTGCGGACCATGCTGGTCCCGATCGAGACCTATCGCGCCGTCATCGATCGGTGGGCCGGGCTGTCGGACATCATCCGGCTGTCGGAGGACGATCTCGAACAGCTCTGGCCGCACCGGTCACCCGAGCAGGCCGCCGCCCACCTGCACGCTTTGGGGGTGCCGTTGGTCGTCGTCAGCCTGGGAGCCGGCGGCGCCTTCGCCTCCCTGCGCGGGGAGCAGGTGCGGGTACCGATCGCGCCGACCGATCTGGTCGACACGGTCGGCGCCGGCGACTCGTTCCACGGCGGCATGATGCACCACCTCGCGGTCGCCGGGGAACTCGGTGGACGGCTCGACCACCTCGACCTCGCCGCCCTGACCGCGGCACTGCAGTTCGCTTCGAGGGTCTCGGCGATCAACTGCTCCCGGGCCGGGGCGAACCCCCCGTGGGCGCGTGAACTCGGCGGAGGATGA
- a CDS encoding TerD family protein — translation MSAPVTLSKGQNAPLTAMSIVVTVDLATGADLSALLVAPDGKVRSDADFIFFNQPDGPGVRCRQPEPGRAWRIEMDLPQVPAEIEQVRVVVALENPTGRFGSFAPPVAKLFDAAGTLLVQYESVGLSSESIVIVLEVYRRGADWKVRAVGQGYAGGLADLVADHGVSVDEAETPSPPPAMPVAPAPGPPPPAPAAYPPPPPPSAYPPPPAYPPPAYPPPAGPAQGYPPPVGPAQGYPPPAAAPTPPAPAGGEVSLVKGRSVNLLKGQRVSLHKEDGVALTTVRMGLGWDAIKKRSMFGLREADIDLDASAVMFAGQQPLDVVFFNNLRSKDGSVQHLGDNRTGDGDGDDESIAVDLTRVPANVTAVVFIVTSYEGQTLEQVANAFCRLVDDTSGGEMARYTLGAGGAFTGTVMAKVFRESGSWKMQAIGEGMQARTPIDAVPQLVRFL, via the coding sequence ATGTCCGCGCCAGTCACCCTGAGCAAGGGCCAGAATGCCCCCCTGACGGCGATGTCGATCGTCGTGACCGTTGACCTGGCCACCGGAGCCGACCTCTCGGCCCTGCTGGTCGCGCCGGACGGGAAGGTCCGGTCGGATGCCGACTTCATCTTCTTCAACCAGCCGGACGGTCCCGGAGTGCGCTGTCGTCAGCCCGAACCAGGGCGCGCGTGGCGGATCGAGATGGACCTGCCCCAGGTGCCGGCCGAGATCGAACAGGTGCGAGTGGTGGTCGCACTGGAGAACCCCACCGGTCGCTTCGGATCGTTCGCGCCGCCGGTGGCCAAACTCTTCGATGCCGCCGGGACGTTGCTGGTGCAGTACGAGTCGGTCGGGCTGTCCAGCGAGAGCATCGTGATCGTCCTGGAGGTCTATCGGCGTGGTGCGGACTGGAAGGTGCGCGCCGTCGGCCAGGGATATGCCGGAGGCCTGGCCGACCTGGTCGCCGACCACGGTGTGTCGGTGGACGAGGCGGAAACGCCATCGCCGCCGCCGGCGATGCCAGTGGCCCCGGCGCCCGGTCCGCCGCCGCCGGCTCCCGCTGCGTATCCGCCTCCGCCACCGCCGTCCGCGTACCCGCCGCCTCCTGCGTACCCGCCTCCTGCGTACCCGCCTCCGGCGGGTCCGGCGCAGGGTTATCCGCCGCCGGTCGGTCCGGCGCAGGGTTACCCGCCTCCGGCGGCTGCGCCCACTCCTCCTGCGCCGGCCGGTGGCGAGGTTTCCCTTGTGAAGGGCCGTTCGGTCAATCTGCTCAAGGGGCAACGGGTCTCGCTGCACAAGGAGGACGGCGTGGCGCTCACCACGGTCCGGATGGGCCTGGGCTGGGACGCGATCAAGAAGCGCAGCATGTTCGGCCTGCGCGAGGCCGACATCGATCTGGACGCCTCGGCCGTCATGTTCGCCGGTCAGCAACCGCTGGACGTCGTCTTCTTCAACAACCTGCGCTCCAAGGACGGCTCGGTCCAGCACCTCGGTGACAACCGAACCGGTGACGGCGACGGGGACGACGAATCGATCGCCGTCGACCTGACGAGGGTGCCCGCGAACGTCACCGCCGTGGTCTTCATCGTGACCTCCTACGAGGGGCAGACCCTCGAGCAGGTGGCGAACGCCTTCTGCCGGTTGGTGGACGACACCAGCGGCGGTGAGATGGCCCGCTACACACTCGGTGCCGGCGGCGCCTTCACGGGAACGGTGATGGCCAAGGTGTTCCGGGAGTCAGGAAGCTGGAAGATGCAGGCCATCGGCGAGGGGATGCAGGCCAGGACACCGATCGACGCGGTTCCTCAACTCGTCCGGTTCCTGTAG
- a CDS encoding glycoside hydrolase family 38 C-terminal domain-containing protein: MHDRTVAIQDRLTRVLTERIRPCVYTPVADLQIEAWHVGGGQGEPVPPEHALVAAYEPFAVGQSWGPAWGTSWFHLTGTVPPAAAGRVVEAVVDLGWTPATPGFQAEGLVFRSDGSGNGLTVVKGLNPRNSWIPLADPALGGERIDLHVEAAANPIIQRGHQFRPTVRGEKSTAGTARLYRLAKAEIAVLETDVWELVADLEVLDSLMRSLAAAEPRRFQILHAIERALDRVELDDVVGSAGGARSELATVLAAPAGASAHRISAIGHAHIDSAWLWPVRETIRKVARTTSNVVQLLDTHPDLVYAMSSAQQYEWLEHHRPELFARVAAHVRAGRFVPVGGMWVESDTNMVGGEAMARQFSYGKRYFLDRFDVECGEVWLPDSFGYTAALPQIAALAGCSALLTQKISWNTVNTFPHHTFWWEGIDGTRVFTHFPPVDTYNAELSGAELAHAVANFREKGRAGSSLVPFGWGDGGGGPTREMIARARRTADLEGSPRVRMQAPSDFFREARAEYPSAPVWAGELYLEIHRGTYTSQAKTKQGNRRSEHLLREAELWSATASVRGLLDYPYEALDRIWKIVLLQQFHDILPGSSIAWVHREAVAAYAGIATELNEIIDDAIDVLSDDGHEVSVHFNAGPFARDGIPAMAAGPRRPPAAEVSVAGVEGDIVLDNGSLRVVVDAAGLISSVRDLAAGREILPTGARGNLLQLHPDFPNQWDAWDLDEHYRNTVVDLVEVDDIAVATDASGSVTVRVARNFGASRVIQDLTLSPGSRQIDFRVDVAWHEREKLLKVAFPVDVHTDHARFEIQFGHLTRPTHQNTSWDAARFEVCAHRWVQVGEPGYGVAVVNDSTYGHDVTRHARLGGGSTSTVRLSLLRAPRFPDPDTDQGDHVLRYALVAGAGVPEAAAAGYAINLPLRRGPGSAPVDPLVRLSGPGTAVVEAVKLADDRSGDVIVRLYEPLGGRSTITLSASFRFEDVIVTDLLERAGDGSGTELDVSPENRTVGLHLRPFQIVTLRLVGVAGVQGV, from the coding sequence GTGCACGATCGAACGGTAGCCATCCAGGACCGGTTGACGCGGGTGCTGACCGAAAGGATCCGACCCTGCGTGTACACGCCGGTCGCGGATCTGCAGATCGAGGCCTGGCACGTCGGCGGTGGTCAGGGCGAACCGGTGCCACCCGAACACGCCCTGGTGGCCGCCTACGAGCCGTTCGCGGTCGGACAGTCCTGGGGCCCGGCGTGGGGGACCAGCTGGTTCCACCTGACCGGTACCGTGCCGCCGGCGGCAGCCGGTCGGGTGGTCGAGGCCGTCGTCGATCTCGGCTGGACGCCGGCCACGCCCGGATTCCAGGCCGAGGGCCTGGTCTTCCGGAGCGACGGGTCCGGGAACGGGTTGACGGTGGTGAAGGGACTCAATCCCCGCAACAGCTGGATTCCGCTGGCGGATCCGGCGCTCGGTGGCGAACGGATCGATCTCCACGTCGAGGCGGCGGCCAACCCGATCATCCAGCGGGGGCATCAATTCCGGCCGACCGTCAGGGGCGAGAAGTCAACTGCTGGAACGGCTCGGCTCTACCGGCTGGCGAAAGCCGAGATCGCCGTGCTCGAGACGGACGTCTGGGAGCTGGTGGCGGATCTGGAAGTACTGGACTCGCTGATGCGTTCGCTCGCGGCGGCCGAGCCCCGGCGATTCCAGATCCTCCACGCGATCGAGCGGGCGTTGGATCGGGTGGAGCTCGACGACGTCGTCGGGTCGGCCGGCGGTGCGCGGTCGGAACTTGCGACGGTACTGGCCGCACCGGCCGGCGCCTCGGCGCACCGCATCAGTGCGATCGGGCACGCGCACATCGATTCCGCCTGGCTCTGGCCGGTGCGCGAGACGATTCGCAAGGTGGCAAGGACGACGTCGAACGTGGTGCAGTTGCTCGACACCCACCCCGATCTGGTGTACGCGATGTCCTCTGCGCAGCAGTACGAATGGCTCGAGCACCATCGGCCGGAATTGTTCGCGCGGGTGGCTGCCCACGTCAGGGCCGGCCGCTTCGTGCCGGTGGGCGGGATGTGGGTAGAGTCCGACACCAACATGGTCGGGGGCGAGGCGATGGCGCGCCAGTTCTCCTACGGGAAGCGGTATTTCCTGGACCGGTTCGATGTCGAGTGCGGCGAGGTGTGGTTGCCGGACTCGTTCGGCTACACCGCCGCGCTGCCCCAGATCGCCGCGTTGGCCGGGTGCAGCGCCCTGCTCACGCAGAAGATCTCATGGAACACCGTCAATACCTTTCCGCACCATACGTTCTGGTGGGAGGGCATCGATGGGACCCGTGTCTTCACGCATTTCCCGCCGGTCGACACCTACAACGCCGAGCTCAGCGGTGCCGAGCTCGCCCATGCGGTCGCGAACTTCCGCGAGAAGGGGCGGGCCGGTAGCTCGCTGGTGCCGTTCGGATGGGGTGACGGCGGCGGTGGCCCCACCAGGGAGATGATCGCCAGAGCCCGTCGGACGGCCGACCTGGAAGGCTCGCCCCGGGTGAGAATGCAGGCACCGTCGGACTTCTTCCGCGAGGCCCGCGCGGAGTACCCGTCGGCCCCGGTGTGGGCCGGCGAGCTGTACCTGGAAATCCACCGCGGCACCTACACCTCCCAGGCGAAGACCAAACAGGGCAATCGGCGCAGTGAACACCTGCTGCGGGAGGCCGAACTCTGGTCTGCCACCGCGTCCGTCCGGGGCTTGCTCGACTATCCGTACGAAGCGCTGGATCGCATCTGGAAGATCGTGCTGCTGCAACAGTTCCACGACATCCTGCCGGGTAGCTCGATCGCCTGGGTGCACCGTGAGGCGGTGGCCGCCTACGCAGGGATCGCGACGGAACTGAACGAGATCATCGACGACGCCATCGACGTGCTGTCCGACGACGGGCACGAGGTATCCGTCCATTTCAACGCCGGCCCGTTCGCCCGGGACGGCATTCCCGCGATGGCTGCCGGGCCGCGCCGGCCGCCCGCCGCCGAGGTCTCCGTCGCCGGCGTCGAGGGCGACATCGTGCTGGACAACGGCTCTTTGCGGGTGGTCGTCGATGCCGCCGGACTGATCTCCTCCGTGCGTGACCTGGCCGCCGGCCGGGAGATCCTGCCGACCGGGGCGCGCGGGAACCTCCTGCAGTTGCACCCGGATTTCCCGAATCAATGGGATGCATGGGACCTCGACGAGCACTACCGGAACACCGTCGTCGACCTGGTCGAGGTCGACGACATCGCAGTCGCCACCGATGCCTCGGGTTCCGTGACGGTGCGGGTGGCCAGAAACTTCGGGGCGTCCCGCGTCATCCAGGATCTGACGCTCTCGCCCGGCTCACGACAGATCGACTTCCGGGTCGACGTGGCCTGGCACGAGCGGGAGAAGCTGCTGAAGGTCGCGTTCCCGGTGGACGTGCACACCGACCACGCCCGTTTCGAGATCCAGTTCGGTCACCTCACCCGGCCCACCCACCAGAACACCAGTTGGGACGCCGCCAGATTCGAGGTCTGCGCCCATCGTTGGGTACAGGTGGGCGAGCCCGGATACGGGGTCGCCGTGGTGAACGACTCGACCTACGGCCATGACGTCACCCGGCACGCCCGCCTGGGTGGCGGGAGCACCTCGACGGTGCGGCTCTCACTGCTGAGGGCGCCGCGGTTCCCGGACCCGGACACCGATCAGGGCGATCACGTGCTGCGCTACGCCCTGGTGGCCGGCGCGGGGGTCCCCGAAGCCGCAGCGGCCGGGTACGCGATCAACCTGCCACTGCGCCGTGGGCCGGGCTCCGCCCCGGTGGACCCCCTCGTCCGGCTGTCCGGACCGGGGACGGCCGTCGTCGAGGCCGTCAAACTGGCGGATGACCGATCCGGCGACGTGATCGTCCGTCTGTACGAGCCGCTCGGCGGGCGCAGCACCATCACGCTGAGCGCTTCTTTCCGGTTCGAGGACGTGATCGTCACCGATCTGCTGGAGCGGGCGGGAGACGGCTCCGGGACGGAGCTGGACGTCTCACCGGAGAACCGCACCGTGGGGCTGCATCTCCGGCCGTTCCAGATCGTGACGCTCCGGCTCGTCGGTGTGGCGGGTGTCCAGGGGGTGTGA
- a CDS encoding DUF1707 domain-containing protein has product MTGPAIDPKQLRVSDDERAHVLALLAKAARRGLLDPAEYGRRSEAASAALTRADLNTLLLDLPGLRVAGRTVEDAATLTAGPLRHTPGYSGAPAAARGAEVLELTGWGSRSFRGRWPVPPHIVIGGVGAGTRLDFSRATLTSTTVTVEFRSNIGGSAEFVLPHGGTVRLDGLSVRGGSVDNRIPPGPGGLLDLLLTGTKRGGSISIRHPR; this is encoded by the coding sequence ATGACCGGGCCGGCCATCGACCCGAAGCAGTTGCGGGTCTCCGATGACGAGCGTGCCCACGTGCTCGCGCTCCTGGCGAAGGCCGCCCGGCGTGGTCTGCTCGATCCGGCCGAGTACGGCCGCCGGAGCGAAGCCGCCAGTGCGGCACTGACCCGCGCCGACCTCAACACCTTGCTGCTGGACCTGCCCGGTCTCCGGGTGGCCGGTCGCACCGTCGAGGACGCGGCCACGCTGACAGCCGGACCGCTCCGCCACACCCCGGGATATTCCGGGGCGCCCGCAGCCGCCCGTGGGGCCGAGGTGCTGGAGTTGACCGGCTGGGGATCGAGGTCGTTCCGCGGGCGCTGGCCGGTGCCTCCGCACATCGTCATCGGCGGGGTCGGAGCCGGTACCAGACTCGACTTCAGCCGGGCCACCCTGACCAGCACCACCGTGACGGTCGAGTTCCGCTCGAACATCGGTGGCTCCGCCGAGTTCGTGCTCCCGCACGGCGGTACCGTCCGACTCGACGGACTGTCGGTCCGGGGCGGCAGCGTGGACAACAGGATCCCGCCCGGGCCGGGTGGGTTGCTCGACCTGTTGCTGACCGGCACCAAGCGGGGTGGCTCGATCAGCATCCGCCATCCGAGGTAG
- a CDS encoding histidine phosphatase family protein, whose protein sequence is MRLVLIRHGQTPSNVLGLLDTAPPGPGLTDLGAAQAAAVPHTVGAEPIEAIYASTAVRAQQTAIPLARRRGLEITIRHDLREIAAGEWEMQDDDLSVRGYLGVIGGWMAGRLQDRTPGPNGESGTEVLERFDDVVREVVGTGVAGAALVAHGAVNRFWASTRATNLEDGFGAVNPLRNTGIVVLSGDLEQGWTAHSWTGAQVGAGLVGATPSAPGDEDPFDDAIPVPARP, encoded by the coding sequence ATGAGACTGGTGCTGATCCGTCACGGTCAGACCCCGTCCAACGTGCTGGGTCTGCTGGACACGGCACCTCCGGGTCCGGGTCTGACCGACCTCGGCGCCGCGCAGGCCGCCGCGGTGCCCCACACCGTCGGCGCCGAACCGATCGAGGCCATCTACGCGTCCACGGCCGTGCGGGCGCAGCAGACCGCCATCCCGTTGGCGCGGCGTCGCGGCCTGGAGATCACGATCCGTCACGATCTGCGCGAGATCGCCGCCGGTGAATGGGAAATGCAGGATGACGACCTCTCCGTCCGCGGGTACCTGGGCGTCATCGGCGGCTGGATGGCCGGCCGCCTCCAGGACCGCACACCGGGTCCGAACGGTGAGAGCGGCACCGAGGTACTGGAGCGGTTCGACGATGTCGTCCGCGAAGTCGTCGGCACCGGCGTGGCCGGCGCGGCTCTGGTGGCCCACGGCGCCGTCAACCGCTTCTGGGCCTCCACCAGGGCCACCAATCTGGAAGACGGCTTCGGGGCGGTCAACCCCTTGCGCAACACCGGGATCGTGGTGCTCTCGGGCGATCTGGAGCAGGGCTGGACGGCTCATTCCTGGACCGGTGCGCAGGTCGGTGCCGGCCTCGTCGGGGCGACGCCTTCCGCCCCCGGCGACGAGGATCCTTTCGACGACGCCATCCCCGTCCCGGCTCGTCCCTGA
- the pheA gene encoding prephenate dehydratase gives MQRWAYLGPQGTFTEAAVIAVLQRSQGLEVELVPAAGVSVALQLLRSGDVDAACVPLENSVEGGVPLTQDELTHGDALVIGAEAFVPVTFDLLVRAGTVAGDIRTVGSHPHGHAQVRDWLAEHLPTAEIVVTTSTAAAAAAVAAGEIDAAAAAPVAGSRYGLTALATDVGVVRDAITRFVLLRPGGTPPPEPTGNDRTSFIVSVDNQPGSLLSVLAEIAGRGINMTRLESRPTRNKLGEYVFLIDADGHIAEPAMADTVAALIRRAALMRWLGSYPRMSGTNVPAADFATAGRYDAAAEAVSAIVTGVVRRVPS, from the coding sequence ATGCAACGATGGGCCTACCTCGGGCCGCAGGGCACCTTCACCGAAGCTGCGGTGATCGCCGTCCTCCAGCGCAGTCAGGGCCTGGAAGTGGAGCTGGTCCCCGCCGCCGGCGTCTCCGTCGCGCTGCAGCTGCTGCGGTCCGGCGACGTGGATGCGGCCTGCGTCCCGCTGGAGAACTCGGTCGAGGGCGGCGTCCCGCTCACCCAGGACGAGCTGACCCACGGTGATGCCCTGGTCATCGGCGCGGAGGCCTTCGTCCCGGTCACCTTCGACCTGCTCGTCCGGGCCGGCACCGTCGCGGGCGACATCCGCACCGTCGGTTCCCACCCGCACGGTCACGCCCAGGTCCGCGACTGGCTGGCCGAGCACCTGCCCACCGCCGAGATCGTGGTGACCACGTCCACCGCGGCAGCGGCGGCAGCGGTGGCGGCGGGCGAGATCGACGCCGCCGCAGCAGCTCCGGTGGCCGGCTCCCGGTACGGGTTGACGGCGCTGGCCACCGATGTCGGGGTGGTGCGTGATGCGATCACCCGATTCGTGCTGCTCCGTCCGGGCGGCACCCCGCCGCCAGAGCCCACCGGCAACGACCGGACCTCGTTCATCGTCTCCGTCGACAACCAGCCCGGCTCGCTGTTGAGCGTGCTGGCCGAGATCGCCGGCCGTGGCATCAACATGACGCGTCTGGAGTCCAGGCCCACCCGCAACAAGCTGGGGGAGTATGTGTTCTTGATCGACGCCGACGGACACATCGCCGAACCCGCCATGGCCGACACGGTCGCCGCGCTGATCCGCCGGGCGGCGTTGATGCGCTGGTTGGGTTCCTACCCGCGGATGTCCGGGACCAACGTCCCGGCTGCGGATTTCGCGACTGCCGGAAGGTATGACGCAGCGGCAGAGGCGGTCTCGGCCATCGTGACCGGCGTCGTCCGGCGTGTGCCGTCATGA
- a CDS encoding AAA family ATPase, with translation MDRTKGARRVTYVVAGPAGSGKSTLGRALAEVTGSVLLDQDVATNPLMAQLAVLVGAGADLDHPGLRGPVRTARYRCLTDIAVDNRRIGNDVVMVAPFTSECSDPHAWAELARQLEPSVVHLIWVTVPPEVALARRQQRNLARDRSAVGVGVPAPTPAPVVAHLAASGSVAAAIEAARIVRCTEGG, from the coding sequence ATGGACAGGACGAAGGGCGCGCGGCGGGTGACGTACGTGGTCGCCGGGCCGGCCGGGAGCGGGAAGAGCACCCTCGGGCGGGCGCTGGCCGAGGTGACCGGGTCCGTCCTGCTCGACCAGGACGTCGCGACCAATCCGCTGATGGCGCAGCTGGCGGTCCTCGTCGGAGCCGGAGCCGACCTCGATCATCCCGGCCTGCGGGGCCCCGTGCGCACGGCCCGGTATCGATGCCTGACCGACATCGCCGTCGACAACCGGAGAATCGGCAACGACGTGGTGATGGTCGCACCGTTCACCAGCGAGTGCTCCGACCCGCACGCCTGGGCGGAGCTCGCCCGGCAACTGGAACCGTCGGTCGTCCATCTGATCTGGGTCACGGTGCCCCCGGAGGTGGCCCTGGCCCGCCGGCAGCAGCGCAACCTGGCGCGGGACCGCTCGGCGGTCGGCGTCGGGGTTCCCGCCCCGACCCCGGCGCCTGTGGTGGCTCACCTTGCGGCGTCCGGCTCGGTGGCTGCCGCCATCGAAGCCGCCAGGATCGTGCGCTGCACCGAGGGTGGCTGA
- a CDS encoding LacI family DNA-binding transcriptional regulator codes for MEVQRSPRRATMTDVAQAAGVSLKTVSRYVNGETNIDPVIAGRIGEAIATLHFRRNQAAASIRPGQRSQLVGLIIEDVANPFYAVLTRSVELVLRARGLLLLAASSEEDPVQFGRLVEQLIERRVDGLIVVTPSDPGPRWPELAREVPALVMLDRFDPAIEADSVIADDQRGGRDATRLLISGGARRIAFVGEALGLQSIAGRHRGYVEALTSAGIAVDPGLAIDGVRTGDEVCAAVTSLLLRDSSIDGIFAANNLASIGVLRALRDLGLSRPIVGFDDFEAAGLVDPGVTVVSHSVADMGRLAAELLLDRIDGQQVPVRRMVLGTNITLRGSHLTVPMPAPAPAGPSPRREISTP; via the coding sequence GTGGAGGTACAGCGGTCGCCCCGTCGGGCCACCATGACCGACGTCGCGCAGGCCGCCGGCGTCAGCCTCAAGACGGTCAGCCGCTACGTCAACGGCGAGACGAACATCGACCCGGTGATCGCCGGCCGGATCGGCGAAGCCATTGCCACCCTTCACTTCCGCCGCAACCAGGCGGCCGCCAGCATTCGGCCGGGACAGCGTTCCCAACTCGTCGGACTGATCATCGAGGACGTGGCGAACCCGTTCTATGCTGTCCTGACGCGCAGTGTGGAACTCGTGCTGCGCGCCAGGGGTCTGCTGCTGCTGGCGGCGTCCTCCGAGGAGGACCCGGTCCAGTTCGGCCGGCTGGTGGAGCAACTGATCGAGCGACGGGTGGACGGGCTGATCGTGGTGACCCCCAGCGATCCGGGCCCGCGGTGGCCCGAACTCGCCAGAGAGGTCCCCGCGCTGGTCATGCTCGACCGTTTCGATCCGGCGATCGAGGCCGACAGCGTGATCGCCGACGACCAGCGCGGTGGCCGCGACGCCACCCGCCTGTTGATCTCCGGCGGTGCGCGGCGGATCGCCTTCGTCGGCGAGGCGCTCGGCCTGCAGAGCATCGCGGGGCGGCACCGCGGCTACGTCGAGGCCCTGACCTCGGCCGGTATCGCAGTCGACCCCGGCCTGGCCATCGACGGCGTGCGGACCGGCGACGAAGTGTGTGCCGCCGTGACCTCGTTGCTGTTGCGGGACAGCTCGATCGATGGGATCTTCGCCGCGAACAACCTCGCCAGCATCGGTGTGCTGCGGGCCCTGCGGGATCTGGGCCTGTCCCGCCCGATCGTCGGCTTCGACGATTTCGAGGCCGCCGGCCTCGTCGATCCCGGCGTCACCGTCGTCTCCCACAGCGTGGCCGACATGGGCCGTCTCGCAGCCGAGCTGCTGCTGGACCGGATCGACGGCCAACAGGTCCCGGTCCGCCGAATGGTGCTGGGCACCAACATCACTCTGCGCGGCTCGCACCTCACGGTGCCCATGCCCGCGCCGGCACCGGCCGGCCCCTCCCCGAGAAGAGAGATCTCCACCCCATGA
- a CDS encoding class I fructose-bisphosphate aldolase — protein sequence MFHPKSGRLLDVAVDHGFFGESAFLNGIADLPAAIDTLIEAAPDAIQLTIGQARLLQSRPGRFKPSLVLRSDVANVYGAQMPERVFSIPIENAAETAAQLDAVCLVVNIFDIPGQPELKEQCIRNVLALRAECTRLAMPLMVEPLVMRADNAGGAYLVDGDVDRITALVRQAVELGADLIKADPTDQIDEYHRVVEVASGIPVLVRGGGRVADAVLLQRTADVLQQGAAGIVYGRNIIQHSDPAGITQALMAVLHDGASVEHALTLIGAAG from the coding sequence ATGTTCCATCCGAAGTCGGGGCGGCTGCTCGACGTGGCGGTCGACCACGGCTTCTTCGGGGAGAGCGCCTTCCTGAACGGCATCGCCGACCTGCCCGCCGCCATCGACACGTTGATCGAGGCAGCGCCGGACGCCATCCAGCTGACCATCGGCCAGGCCCGGCTGCTGCAGAGCCGACCGGGCCGCTTCAAACCGAGTCTCGTCCTGCGATCGGACGTGGCGAACGTCTACGGCGCGCAAATGCCGGAGCGGGTCTTCAGCATTCCGATCGAGAATGCCGCCGAGACCGCGGCGCAGCTGGACGCCGTCTGCCTCGTCGTCAACATCTTCGACATCCCGGGCCAACCGGAGCTGAAGGAGCAGTGCATCCGCAACGTCCTGGCACTGCGGGCGGAGTGCACGCGACTGGCCATGCCGCTGATGGTCGAGCCACTGGTGATGCGGGCCGACAACGCAGGCGGCGCCTACCTCGTCGACGGGGACGTGGACCGGATCACCGCCCTCGTGCGCCAGGCCGTCGAACTGGGCGCCGACCTGATCAAGGCCGACCCGACCGACCAGATCGACGAATACCACCGGGTCGTCGAGGTGGCCTCCGGGATCCCCGTGCTGGTCCGGGGTGGCGGCCGGGTGGCCGATGCCGTTCTGCTGCAGCGCACCGCGGATGTCCTGCAGCAGGGCGCGGCGGGCATCGTGTACGGCCGCAACATCATCCAGCACAGTGATCCGGCGGGGATCACCCAGGCGCTGATGGCCGTCCTGCACGACGGCGCATCCGTCGAGCACGCGCTCACGCTGATCGGGGCAGCCGGATGA